A genomic region of Solanum dulcamara chromosome 2, daSolDulc1.2, whole genome shotgun sequence contains the following coding sequences:
- the LOC129875803 gene encoding uncharacterized protein LOC129875803 → MASKIMILALVFLAMVCMASAIADPTAALKDAADAPIPVENNNIIGTIDGTYENGGVAAAPVGGPISGETFPKISLPPAPNGATTSTFDFTTIATTIVSAAVAASFFF, encoded by the exons atggCATCTAAAATTATGATTCTTGCTCTCGTTTTCCTCGCCATGGTCTGCATGGCCTCCGCCATTGCTGATCCTACAGCAGCTTTGAAAGATGCAGCTGATGCTCCTATTCCAGTTGAAAATAACAATATCATTG GTACCATTGATGGGACCTATGAAAATGGAGGTGTAGCTGCTGCACCAGTTGGTGGACCAATTTCAGGAGAGACATTTCCTAAGATAAGCCTACCACCAGCACCCAATGGCGCTACCACTAGCACTTTTGATTTCACCACAATTGCCACAACTATTGTTTCTGCTGCCGTTGCTGcttcattctttttttaa